Proteins from a genomic interval of Euleptes europaea isolate rEulEur1 chromosome 18, rEulEur1.hap1, whole genome shotgun sequence:
- the LOC130490692 gene encoding olfactory receptor 11L1-like, which translates to MAGNILIVILVAFDPHLHTPMYFFLGNLSSLETCYSSAILPRMLASFLSGDRSISVAACLAQLYLFGVLAGTECYFLAVMSYDRFLAICKPLHYAMLMNGRICIQLTVVSWICGSLGCSIVIFLVSRLNFCGPNKIDHFFCDLTPVVILSCNDTHLVEIAAFIIACIGTLPPLLITLASYVCIINNILRIPSTTGKQKAFSTCSSHLIIVSCFYGSLMIVYVLPDISSLSEVKKLFSLFYTLLTPLLNPLIYSLRNKEVKEAVRKCFRKLHRLKIQKRRSKRKL; encoded by the coding sequence ATGGCAGGGAACATCCTCATTGTTATTCTAGTAGCCTTTGATCCACATCTTCacacccccatgtacttcttcctgggAAACCTGTCCAGTTTGGAGACCTGCTATAGCTCAGCTATCTTGCCAAGAATGCTGGCTAGTTTTCTGAGTGGGGACAGAAGCATATCTGTTGCTGCCTGCCTTGCACAGTTGTATTTATTTGGGGTTCTTGCAGGCACAGAATGTTACTTTCTAGCGGTAATGTCTTACGATCGTTTTTTAGCAATATGCAAGCCGCTGCATTATGCTATGCTTATGAATGGCAGGATTTGCATCCAGTTGACTGTTGTGTCCTGGATATGTGGATCTCTGGGTTGCAGCATCGTAATATTCTTGGTGTCTCGGTTGAATTTTTGTGGACCCAACAAAATCgaccatttcttctgtgatttGACCCCAGTGGTCATACTCTCTTGCAATGATACCCATTTGGTTGAAATAGCAGCCTTCATAATCGCCTGTATAGGCACTCTGCCCCCACTTCTGATCACCCTCGCCTCTTATGTCTGCATCATCAATAACATTTTAAGAATCCCATCCACTACAGGGAAACAAAAAGCCTTCTCCACTTGTTCCTCACACCTCATCATAGTTTCGTGCTTCTATGGCTCTTTGATGATAGTCTATGTCTTACCAGACATCAGTTCACTGAGTGAGGTGAAGAAATTGTTCTCTCTATTTTACACACTTCTCACTCCTCTGCTGAATCCACTCATATACAGCTTGAGGAATAAAGAGGTAAAGGAAGCAGTGAGGAAATGCTTCAGGAAGCTTCACAGGCTTAAAATCcagaagagaaggagcaaaaGGAAGCTTTGA